A single region of the Lathamus discolor isolate bLatDis1 chromosome 13, bLatDis1.hap1, whole genome shotgun sequence genome encodes:
- the CBX4 gene encoding E3 SUMO-protein ligase CBX4, with the protein MELPAVGEHVFAVESIEKKRIRKGRVEYLVKWRGWSPKYNTWEPEENILDPRLLIAFQNRERQEQLMGYRKRGPKPKPLVVQLPSFARRSNILTGLQDPAVDNRPKLDLGSSGKSQQHQYELNSKKHHQYQPNGKESSMKHQSHSKGKYYYQLNSKKHHHYQPDPKMYEPHYQPSSKEPQSQTCLDSSKSPLVSHPDKWAHGPAKNLLGPVKSLAAESKNGAEKNLSSGTGPAPRDRVTSNGLGGKMKIVKNKNKNGRIVIVMSKYMENGMQAVKIKSGEPPRKRPAEERTPKKGGEEKLEAWRKPGEERVVGSNALSKAEDEGQQPAAELEESPQKAPVAKELPLPPAEQPLQLTTKPDLVPWSLNPVCEHSPSSMGLNLSSPGSRKRCLSEPHAEREPGKKRLTSRSISAPTCLSPPAPERPELPAQPEVILLDSDLDEPIDLRCVKPRAESELALAQVKPEVPPAPAEKPATEPSQPRETTEEEEEEEAESLQGFKPFFGNIIITDVTANCLTVTFKEYVTV; encoded by the exons ATGGAGCTGCCGGCGGTGGGGGAGCACGTCTTTGCGGTGGAGAGCATCGAGAAGAAGCGGATCCGAAAG GGTAGAGTCGAGTACCTGGTGAAATGGAGGGGATGGTCGCCCAA ATACAACACGTGGGAGCCCGAGGAGAACATCCTGGACCCGCGGCTGCTCATCGCCTTCCAGAACAG GGAGCGGCAGGAGCAGCTGATGGGATACCGCAAGCGGGGGCCGAAGCCAAAGCCGCTGGTCGTGCAG CTTCCCTCCTTCGCCCGCCGCTCGAACATCCTCACTGGGCTGCAGGACCCTGCCGTGGACAACAGGCCAAAGCTGGATCTTGGCTCCTCCGGCAAGAGCCAGCAGCACCAGTATGAACTCAACAGCAAGAAGCACCACCAGTACCAGCCCAACGGCAAGGAGAGCAGCATGAAGCACCAGTCCCACAGCAAAGGGAAGTATTACTACCAGTTGAACAGCAAGAAGCACCACCACTACCAGCCGGACCCCAAGATGTACGAGCCCCATTAccagcccagcagcaaggaGCCGCAGAGCCAGACCTGCTTGGACAGTAGCAAGAGCCCCCTGGTCTCTCACCCAGACAAGTGGGCTCATGGCCCAGCCAAAAACCTGCTGGGCCCAGTCAAGAGCCTtgctgcagagagcaagaaCGGAGCTGAGAAGAACCTGTCCAGTGGTACTGGGCCTGCCCCCCGGGACAGGGTGACCAGCAATGGCCTGGGAGGCAAGATGAAGATCGTCAAGAACAAAAACAAGAATGGGCGCATCGTGATCGTCATGAGCAAGTACATGGAGAACGGCATGCAGGCAGTGAAGATCAAGTCCGGGGAGCCTCCCCGGAAGCGGCCTGCGGAGGAGAGGACTCCTAAgaagggtggggaggagaagctgGAGGCTTGGAGAAagccaggggaggagagggtGGTGGGCAGCAACGCCCTGAGCAAAGCAGAGGATGAGGGCCAGCAGCCTGCTGCGGAGCTCGAGGAGAGTCCCCAAAAGGCTCCCGTGGCCAAGGAGCTGCCCCTTCCTCcggcagagcagcccctgcagctCACCACCAAGCCAGACCTCGTGCCCTGGTCCCTGAATCCTGTCTGCGAGCACAGCCCTTCCTCTATGGGACTGAACCTCTCCAGCCCCGGCTCGCGGAAGCGCTGCCTGTCGGAGCCGCATGCGGAGCGGGAGCCAGGCAAGAAGCGCCTGACGTCGCGGAGCATCAGTGCCCCAACCTGCCTCAGCCCCCCGGCCCCCGAGCGGCCGGAGCTGCCCGCCCAGCCGGAGGTCATCCTGCTGGATTCGGACCTGGATGAGCCCATAGACTTGCGCTGTGTGAAACCGCGGGCGGAGAGCGAGCTGGCCCTGGCACAGGTGAAGCCGGAGGTGCCACCGGCACCAGCCGAGAAACCGGCCACGGAGCCTTCGCAGCCCCGGGAGAccacagaggaggaggaggaggaggaggccgaGTCCCTGCAGGGATTCAAGCCCTTCTTTGGGAATATAATTATCACAGATGTGACCGCAAACTGCCTGACCGTGACCTTCAAGGAGTATGTGACGGTGTGA